The window GCGGGCAACCTCCCCCGCCCGGGTGACCCGCTCGGCCGAATCGACGAAGCCGCTCAGCTGGACCTCCCCCTTGAACGTCTCGACGTTGATCTGGAAGACCTTGAGCGTGGGCTCGCCGAGGATGGCGGCCTTGACCATGGTCGTGATGGTCGAATCGTCGATGTATTCCCCGGTGCTCTCCTGTGTCCGCGTGGCCGCGCACCCCACGAAGCCGATGCCCAGCGCGATCAGGACCAGAATGCTCACCAGCCCCTGTCTCTTGTTCATGATGCAA is drawn from bacterium and contains these coding sequences:
- a CDS encoding BON domain-containing protein translates to MNKRQGLVSILVLIALGIGFVGCAATRTQESTGEYIDDSTITTMVKAAILGEPTLKVFQINVETFKGEVQLSGFVDSAERVTRAGEVARGVKGVKSVKNSLIVK